A window of the Henckelia pumila isolate YLH828 chromosome 3, ASM3356847v2, whole genome shotgun sequence genome harbors these coding sequences:
- the LOC140893181 gene encoding uncharacterized protein, giving the protein MLGSMDVRAVANITHTPSHPKSSSCPILIYPKLPKFISNNIVQFFNHHPLRFSGKISLIPIIKASQGDIIPIKEDGVSLGTLKLPSNTDIARFETLLFQWGNSLCQGANLPLPVPLKVDKIPGGARLGFISVKADGEPEVAVYIDCLVFGATEDSVVPLFRAIRNGPLKDEPPPGEQRIMISLLTALKKCVEIATN; this is encoded by the exons ATGCTTGGTTCCATGGACGTTAGAGCAGTAGCCAACATAACTCATACCCCCTCCCACCCAAAATCATCTTCTTGCCCAATCCTTATCTATCCCAAGCTTCCTAAATTCATCTCCAACAACATTGTCCAGTTCTTCAATCACCACCCTCTTCGATTTTCTGGTAAAATAAGCCTTATTCCAATAATTAAGGCATCACAAGGTGACATAATTCCCATTAAAGAAGATGGGGTTTCTTTGGGAACCCTGAAACTTCCATCAAACACTGACATTGCTAGATTCGAAACCTTACTCTTCCAG TGGGGGAACAGTCTTTGCCAAGGTGCTAATTTGCCACTTCCGGTGCCCCTCAAG GTGGACAAGATTCCTGGGGGAGCAAGACTTGGATTCATTAGTGTTAAAGCTGATGGGGAACCAGAAGTGGCTGTGTACATAGATTGCTTGGTATTTGGCGCAACTGAAGATAGTGTAGTTCCCCTATTCAGAGCCATAAGAAATGGACCCTTGAAAGATGAACCACCTCCGGGAGAACAAAGAATCATGATAAGTCTGTTAACAGCCTTGAAAAAATGTGTTGAAATTGCAACGAATTGA